The following coding sequences are from one Balneolales bacterium ANBcel1 window:
- a CDS encoding cobalamin-dependent protein (Presence of a B(12) (cobalamin)-binding domain implies dependence on cobalamin itself, in one of its several forms, or in some unusual lineages, dependence on a cobalamin-like analog.), with amino-acid sequence MNIAETRKLKDFIETKRAVLLTDLLFDLQQESPGFDWDNYLSFYMGHLNESLSSNNTAVFSKFLSWSRSVGRHHSIKALEADTITKKLAALSGRHLPREWQEEFIRFLEESRFRSEKAEPEAQSFLEVDSGLESLASEYFETLISGDRNKASKLVMDAVAGGVPVKDIYLKVFQPGLWELGRLWQMNRISVGQEHFFTAATQMIISRLYPKIFSTERNGKRMMATAVGGELHEIGIRMVSDFFEMDGWDTYYIGANCPADELLEELQKQRPDLLGVSVTLGSHIGTAHNLIRQIRDVPELSGLKILIGGRASLDHPDLFSNMEADGFALDAESAVTTANEVTGS; translated from the coding sequence ATGAACATTGCAGAAACCAGAAAACTGAAGGATTTTATCGAAACAAAGCGGGCTGTTCTGCTGACCGACCTTTTATTCGATCTGCAGCAAGAGTCGCCCGGTTTCGATTGGGATAATTATCTCTCCTTCTACATGGGCCACCTAAACGAGTCGCTTTCTTCCAATAACACGGCTGTTTTTTCAAAATTCCTGAGCTGGTCGCGATCGGTCGGCCGGCACCATTCCATCAAGGCACTGGAAGCAGACACCATCACGAAGAAGCTTGCCGCACTTTCGGGCAGACATCTTCCCCGTGAATGGCAGGAGGAGTTTATCCGTTTTCTGGAAGAGAGCCGGTTCAGGTCGGAAAAAGCGGAGCCGGAGGCACAGTCGTTTCTGGAGGTCGATTCCGGGCTGGAATCGCTCGCTTCGGAGTATTTTGAAACCCTGATCAGCGGTGACCGAAACAAGGCCTCAAAACTGGTGATGGATGCTGTTGCCGGAGGGGTACCCGTCAAAGACATCTATCTGAAGGTCTTCCAGCCGGGATTGTGGGAGCTTGGACGACTTTGGCAAATGAACCGGATTTCGGTTGGTCAGGAGCATTTTTTTACTGCGGCCACCCAGATGATCATCTCCAGATTATATCCGAAAATATTCAGCACCGAGAGAAACGGAAAGCGGATGATGGCTACAGCAGTGGGTGGAGAACTGCACGAAATCGGCATCCGTATGGTCTCCGATTTTTTCGAGATGGATGGATGGGACACCTACTATATCGGTGCCAACTGTCCGGCCGATGAATTGCTCGAAGAGCTTCAGAAACAGAGACCCGACCTTCTGGGCGTTTCCGTTACCCTGGGTTCGCATATTGGAACGGCCCATAATCTCATCCGGCAGATTCGTGATGTTCCGGAGCTAAGCGGACTAAAAATCCTGATTGGTGGCCGTGCTTCCCTGGACCACCCGGATCTTTTTTCCAACATGGAGGCCGACGGATTTGCCCTCGATGCGGAAAGTGCGGTTACCACGGCAAACGAGGTCACGGGATCATGA
- a CDS encoding HAMP domain-containing sensor histidine kinase — protein sequence MKESDKNKSQKKIKTVGTGRIRLTDDPYYNKIAHLNNELANIQRSLAKSRFELEEKNKKLEEQHEELSHLNHLKNEMLGMAAHDLRNPLSTIMALSELLLEDDADELNESQKEFIGEIRTSSAFMLKLVNDMLDLSQIESGSINMELQTVDLEKMLKRSVKLHNMMSARKKIRIGFTNTISPEIDGNTNGTALLIQADPGKLEQAINNLLGNAIKFSPEDTAIEVQTEQCATPGSHADGRNYDAGDILIHIRDKGPGISPDNQKKLFKPFTRIATESGHSGKGTGLGLAITRRIIDAHGWSIHLDSEVGRGSVFTIRIPVQKRVQSHSR from the coding sequence ATGAAAGAAAGCGACAAAAATAAATCACAGAAAAAAATAAAAACAGTGGGAACCGGACGTATTCGCCTCACAGACGATCCGTATTACAACAAAATCGCTCACCTGAACAATGAGCTGGCCAACATTCAGCGCAGCCTTGCCAAGAGCCGATTCGAGCTGGAAGAGAAAAACAAAAAGCTCGAAGAACAGCATGAAGAATTGTCCCACCTCAACCATCTGAAGAATGAAATGTTGGGCATGGCGGCACATGACCTGAGAAATCCGCTGTCCACCATCATGGCACTCAGTGAGCTGCTTCTCGAGGACGATGCCGATGAGTTGAATGAGTCGCAGAAAGAGTTCATCGGGGAAATACGCACCTCCAGTGCATTCATGCTCAAGCTGGTCAACGATATGCTTGACCTTTCGCAAATAGAATCGGGCTCCATCAACATGGAGCTGCAAACCGTTGATCTTGAGAAGATGCTGAAGCGTTCCGTGAAACTGCACAACATGATGTCCGCACGAAAAAAAATCAGAATCGGCTTCACCAACACCATTTCACCGGAAATTGACGGGAACACCAATGGAACTGCCTTGTTGATTCAGGCAGATCCCGGAAAGCTGGAGCAGGCAATCAACAATCTCCTGGGGAATGCCATCAAGTTTTCACCGGAAGATACTGCCATTGAAGTACAAACCGAGCAATGTGCGACACCGGGCAGCCATGCCGACGGTCGAAATTATGATGCCGGTGACATTCTGATCCATATACGGGACAAGGGACCGGGGATATCACCCGACAACCAAAAAAAGCTGTTCAAACCTTTTACCCGGATAGCAACCGAATCCGGTCACTCTGGCAAAGGTACCGGGCTGGGCCTGGCTATCACCCGCCGTATCATAGATGCACACGGATGGAGTATTCATCTGGATAGTGAGGTCGGCCGGGGTTCGGTGTTCACGATCCGGATACCGGTTCAAAAGCGGGTGCAATCACATTCGCGATGA
- the dapA gene encoding 4-hydroxy-tetrahydrodipicolinate synthase translates to MKHVNNRLNNPLWTALITPLTDSGRPDLEGLQRLLREQEEAGNGVLILGSTGESLNLDEEERKLIVRYTVSLKLDIPIMVGVGGHHLPGVASWLYFLESQKVDAYLMVTPIYSKPGPEGQYHWFKTLLDLVTRPVMLYNIPKRTGIALHLDAVSRLHTHKNFWAIKEASGSVDDFREYKAVCGDVQLYSGDDLMLPDFAPHGACGVVSVAGNVWPAATRLYSEMALAGELSEEDRTFWKRTSNELFVAPNPVPAKAVMHREGRIRTPNVKLPLHADDMNSLDRLIRLSEEVREWHGKRSHAGLSVS, encoded by the coding sequence ATGAAGCACGTGAATAACCGTTTGAACAACCCGCTCTGGACCGCCCTGATTACACCTCTTACCGATTCGGGGCGCCCTGACCTTGAAGGCCTTCAAAGACTCCTGCGTGAACAGGAAGAGGCCGGAAACGGCGTTCTGATCCTCGGCAGTACCGGAGAATCCCTGAACCTGGATGAGGAAGAGCGTAAACTCATTGTTCGATATACCGTATCGCTGAAACTGGACATACCGATCATGGTCGGAGTGGGCGGACATCATCTGCCCGGCGTGGCCTCGTGGCTCTATTTTCTGGAATCACAAAAGGTGGATGCCTATCTGATGGTAACCCCGATATACTCAAAACCGGGTCCGGAGGGGCAGTATCACTGGTTTAAAACACTGCTGGATCTGGTTACACGGCCGGTGATGCTCTACAATATTCCAAAACGCACCGGTATCGCGCTGCATCTGGACGCGGTGTCCCGGCTTCATACGCACAAGAATTTCTGGGCGATCAAGGAGGCCAGCGGGTCGGTGGATGATTTTCGCGAATACAAAGCGGTTTGCGGTGATGTGCAGCTTTACAGCGGTGATGACCTCATGCTTCCTGATTTTGCCCCGCATGGCGCCTGCGGTGTGGTATCGGTGGCGGGAAATGTCTGGCCCGCAGCTACAAGGCTCTATTCCGAAATGGCCCTTGCAGGCGAATTGTCGGAAGAAGACCGAACGTTCTGGAAACGTACCAGCAATGAGCTGTTCGTAGCTCCCAACCCGGTTCCTGCCAAGGCCGTTATGCACAGGGAAGGGCGTATCCGAACCCCCAATGTGAAGCTTCCGCTGCATGCCGATGACATGAACTCCCTGGACAGGCTCATCAGACTCTCCGAAGAGGTTCGTGAGTGGCATGGAAAAAGAAGTCATGCCGGTCTTTCGGTAAGCTGA
- a CDS encoding arylesterase: protein MHLRILIFFLFGFPLLAFSHTPAAGASVDRPADSTITVLFFGDSITAGYGLDVDQAFPAILEKMARDEGFALEAVNAGVSGETSAGGLRRVGWILQRPFDLFVLELGGNDALRGIDPDHTRDNLAQIIDKVLEERPESKILLAGMEAPPNMGNDYRQAFRQLYVDLAESRPVSFMPFILEDVAGEPELNLPDGIHPTPEGHRIIAGNLWEVLKPVLEELMP from the coding sequence ATGCACCTCCGTATACTCATATTCTTCCTGTTTGGTTTCCCCTTACTTGCATTTTCTCACACCCCGGCTGCCGGTGCGAGCGTCGACAGGCCCGCAGACTCGACCATTACCGTACTCTTTTTCGGAGACAGCATCACGGCGGGTTACGGACTGGACGTGGATCAGGCGTTTCCCGCGATACTCGAGAAGATGGCCCGGGATGAAGGATTCGCCCTGGAAGCTGTGAACGCCGGTGTGAGTGGTGAAACCTCCGCCGGCGGACTTCGCAGAGTGGGCTGGATCCTGCAGCGGCCATTTGACCTGTTCGTTCTTGAACTCGGGGGAAATGACGCCCTTAGGGGAATCGATCCGGATCATACCCGCGACAATCTGGCACAGATCATCGACAAGGTACTGGAGGAGCGGCCGGAGAGCAAAATTTTACTTGCCGGTATGGAGGCCCCTCCCAATATGGGCAACGACTACCGGCAGGCTTTTCGCCAGCTGTATGTTGATCTGGCCGAATCCCGGCCGGTCAGCTTTATGCCGTTCATCCTGGAGGATGTCGCCGGTGAACCGGAACTGAACCTTCCCGACGGCATCCACCCCACCCCCGAAGGACACCGGATCATCGCCGGAAACCTGTGGGAGGTTTTGAAACCCGTACTTGAGGAGCTCATGCCATGA
- a CDS encoding CPBP family intramembrane metalloprotease: MMMRQEHDTPGDLVKTSSGGLALMSLASLVVYAGLAWVLVRFFHDAPPAAMFQHGFPWPVQLVVGATLGVLAALVISRIMFRTAFSSILKDYAIVQMLSEMRLSRFDRLQISLFAGAGEELLFRGAIQPLLGIWVTSFLFVALHGYFRFHSIRHVLFGVIFFALSVGLGWLFQWAGLLAAMAAHAAYDYVMLVSGERYSFGRDREDVSPAEPVS, encoded by the coding sequence ATGATGATGCGTCAGGAGCATGACACTCCCGGAGATCTGGTCAAGACCTCGTCCGGCGGCCTGGCGCTGATGTCGCTTGCCTCGCTTGTGGTCTATGCCGGCCTTGCCTGGGTACTCGTCCGTTTTTTTCATGATGCACCGCCCGCCGCTATGTTTCAGCATGGATTTCCATGGCCGGTTCAGCTTGTCGTTGGCGCGACACTCGGAGTTCTTGCGGCATTGGTTATCTCCCGGATCATGTTCCGGACAGCGTTTTCTTCCATTCTGAAGGATTACGCCATCGTGCAAATGCTTTCCGAAATGCGCCTTTCGCGTTTTGACCGACTTCAGATATCTCTGTTTGCGGGTGCGGGAGAAGAGTTGCTGTTTCGCGGCGCCATCCAGCCGTTGCTCGGCATCTGGGTCACCTCGTTCCTTTTTGTTGCCCTGCACGGATACTTCCGGTTCCACTCCATCCGGCATGTGCTTTTCGGTGTGATTTTCTTTGCCCTGAGTGTGGGGCTTGGCTGGCTGTTTCAGTGGGCCGGACTCCTTGCGGCCATGGCTGCCCACGCCGCTTACGATTATGTGATGCTTGTTTCCGGTGAGCGGTATTCTTTTGGCCGGGACCGTGAGGATGTCTCCCCGGCAGAGCCCGTATCCTGA
- a CDS encoding dihydrodipicolinate reductase C-terminal domain-containing protein, which translates to MNIALVGAGRTGGEVLKLAHGKKEIQVTVYDIDNPPEASKLAGHDIAICFLPGDPFVAAIPELLAAKIPVVTGSTGFAWPGGRQAFSEKLGEQGLIWVHANNFSLGMNIMHELIRILSMADSLYDEWSYAIHEVHHTRKKDAPSGTALAWKEWLAKPVEVTSERTGDVVGEHSLTLSTPFEEITVEHSARNRSIFASGALWTARQVLADRHEMAPGLYDIQQIALDKLWKRTGPAAGQSNFSS; encoded by the coding sequence ATGAACATCGCTTTGGTCGGCGCCGGACGGACCGGTGGCGAAGTACTGAAGCTGGCCCATGGAAAAAAGGAAATCCAGGTCACGGTCTATGATATTGACAACCCGCCCGAAGCATCGAAACTTGCCGGACACGATATTGCCATCTGTTTTCTTCCCGGAGACCCATTTGTAGCAGCTATTCCGGAACTGCTTGCCGCCAAAATTCCCGTTGTAACCGGCTCTACCGGTTTCGCCTGGCCGGGTGGCCGGCAAGCATTCTCGGAGAAACTCGGGGAACAGGGCCTGATCTGGGTCCATGCCAACAATTTCAGCCTGGGCATGAATATCATGCACGAGCTTATCCGCATCCTGAGCATGGCCGATTCCCTGTACGATGAGTGGTCATACGCCATCCACGAAGTCCATCACACCCGAAAGAAAGACGCCCCCAGCGGAACCGCACTGGCCTGGAAAGAATGGCTGGCCAAGCCGGTAGAGGTTACCTCGGAACGGACCGGAGACGTTGTCGGCGAACATTCGCTTACCCTTTCAACCCCTTTTGAAGAGATCACGGTGGAACACTCGGCCCGTAACCGAAGCATATTTGCCTCAGGCGCGCTCTGGACCGCCCGGCAGGTTCTTGCCGATCGCCACGAAATGGCGCCCGGACTGTACGATATCCAGCAGATCGCCCTCGACAAACTTTGGAAGCGTACCGGCCCCGCCGCCGGGCAATCGAATTTTTCCTCCTAA
- a CDS encoding aminotransferase class I/II-fold pyridoxal phosphate-dependent enzyme, which translates to MMTDKKPVIKPADRMRQLPEYVFGRLNAEKQKRRSEGVDIIDFGMGNPDMPASRDAVEKIREVLEDDKSHRYSRATGIPHLLRAVATHYKSWYNVDLDAETEIISTIGSKEGLSHLSLALLGAGDTCVVPEPYFPVHMWSAVIAGARVINIPVTNDADELIRSLEKLDERPKVLYLNYPHNPTGITVELPFFEKMVAWCRAESVILIHDFAYKDITFGDYKAPSVMQVPGARDIAVEFFTMSKSYNMAGWRVGFCLGNAEIIAMLSRIKAFFDYGMFTPIQVAAIVSLKKDQSEVRELAHKYELRRDAMIEGLARAGWDVPLQRGAMFVWAQIPEAFRKMGSYRFAEWLLDEAEVLVTPGTGFGEAGEGYVRMSLVENIHRIRQATRQIHRALRDYKG; encoded by the coding sequence ATGATGACGGATAAAAAACCCGTAATTAAACCGGCCGACCGGATGCGTCAGTTGCCGGAATATGTCTTCGGCCGCCTGAATGCCGAGAAACAGAAACGGCGATCCGAGGGGGTTGATATTATCGACTTCGGCATGGGGAACCCCGATATGCCCGCATCGCGCGACGCGGTGGAAAAAATCAGGGAGGTCCTTGAGGATGACAAGTCGCACCGCTATTCCCGCGCTACCGGCATCCCTCATCTGCTTAGAGCGGTGGCTACCCACTACAAAAGTTGGTACAATGTCGATCTGGACGCCGAAACCGAAATCATCTCCACCATCGGCAGCAAGGAGGGATTATCGCACCTGTCGCTGGCGCTGCTGGGTGCCGGTGATACCTGTGTGGTACCGGAGCCCTATTTCCCGGTGCATATGTGGAGCGCGGTGATCGCCGGGGCCAGGGTTATCAATATTCCGGTGACCAATGACGCCGATGAGCTTATCCGGTCTCTGGAAAAGCTGGATGAGCGTCCCAAGGTTCTCTATCTGAACTATCCCCACAACCCTACGGGAATCACGGTTGAATTGCCCTTTTTCGAGAAGATGGTCGCCTGGTGCCGGGCTGAGTCGGTTATCCTGATCCATGATTTTGCCTACAAGGACATCACATTCGGTGATTACAAGGCGCCCAGCGTCATGCAGGTTCCCGGCGCACGCGATATTGCCGTGGAGTTCTTTACCATGAGCAAGTCCTATAACATGGCCGGGTGGCGTGTGGGTTTTTGCCTCGGCAATGCCGAAATCATCGCAATGCTATCGCGTATAAAGGCTTTTTTCGATTATGGCATGTTTACTCCAATCCAGGTGGCGGCTATCGTGTCTCTGAAAAAAGACCAGTCGGAGGTGCGGGAACTGGCCCACAAGTACGAGCTTCGGCGCGACGCCATGATCGAAGGTCTTGCCAGGGCGGGATGGGATGTTCCGCTTCAGCGGGGCGCCATGTTTGTCTGGGCCCAGATACCGGAAGCCTTCCGGAAAATGGGCTCCTACCGTTTTGCAGAGTGGCTGCTCGATGAAGCCGAAGTGCTGGTAACGCCCGGAACCGGATTCGGTGAAGCGGGCGAAGGGTACGTTCGAATGAGTCTGGTGGAGAACATCCACCGGATCCGGCAGGCCACCCGCCAGATCCACCGTGCCCTTCGCGATTACAAGGGCTGA
- a CDS encoding 2,3,4,5-tetrahydropyridine-2,6-dicarboxylate N-succinyltransferase: MSDWKTTLQELEKGTVRSANKENGTWKANTEVKQAILSAFKAGEMVEHEAFVDKHNLLPQKFTLDRNVRVVPGGTSVRTGSYVASGVIIMPPSYVNIGAYVDEGTMIDSHVLVGSCAQIGKKVHLSAGVQIGGVLEPVNQSPVIVEDGAFVGAGAVLVEGVQVLKGAVIAPGVVLSQGVPVYDCVNERVLERGEPIPERAVVVSGTRPVSERLSWARESGFQMSCALIIKYRDEKSDASLALEDSLR, from the coding sequence ATGAGTGACTGGAAAACGACTCTTCAGGAACTGGAAAAAGGAACGGTTCGCAGCGCGAACAAGGAAAACGGCACCTGGAAGGCAAACACCGAAGTAAAGCAGGCAATTCTTTCGGCGTTCAAGGCCGGAGAGATGGTGGAACATGAAGCGTTTGTCGACAAGCACAATCTGCTTCCGCAGAAATTCACCCTGGACAGAAATGTAAGGGTGGTTCCCGGCGGTACCTCGGTGCGCACCGGTTCGTACGTTGCCTCCGGGGTCATCATCATGCCGCCATCCTACGTGAATATCGGAGCGTATGTGGATGAAGGAACTATGATCGACTCCCATGTGCTGGTCGGATCCTGTGCGCAGATCGGCAAGAAGGTGCATTTGTCGGCGGGCGTACAGATTGGCGGAGTTCTGGAGCCGGTGAATCAGTCGCCGGTAATTGTGGAGGACGGTGCATTTGTCGGTGCCGGCGCGGTTCTGGTTGAAGGGGTTCAGGTTTTGAAAGGAGCGGTTATCGCTCCGGGGGTGGTCCTGTCACAGGGTGTTCCGGTGTACGATTGTGTCAATGAAAGAGTTCTGGAGCGAGGGGAGCCCATTCCCGAGCGGGCCGTGGTGGTTTCGGGTACCCGGCCGGTTTCAGAACGTCTGTCATGGGCCCGGGAGTCCGGATTTCAAATGAGCTGCGCCCTGATTATCAAGTACAGGGATGAGAAGAGCGACGCGTCGCTGGCTCTGGAAGACTCGCTTCGGTAA
- a CDS encoding ABC transporter ATP-binding protein, which translates to MLSNTTSMLRVHELTKTYNSGDQPLTVLDRVSFEIGQGVTCAVIGPSGSGKTTLLGLCAGLDRPTSGEILLGEHALHQMDEDRLAVIRNRHIGFIFQSFQLIPTLTALENVMVPVELRGASYAQVAREAERLLDEVGLAGRMHHYPSQLSGGEQQRVGIARAFIHKPDILFADEPTGNLDSETGAQIEEILFDLNRKEGTTLVIVTHDPELAGKCGRIIRLKGGKVASDTHTEGHSEEAPSVLQNSDAIVRQQEELR; encoded by the coding sequence ATGCTATCTAACACCACTTCCATGCTTCGAGTCCATGAACTGACCAAAACCTATAACAGCGGAGATCAACCCCTGACGGTTCTTGACCGTGTATCTTTTGAAATCGGCCAGGGTGTAACCTGCGCGGTTATCGGTCCCTCCGGCAGCGGCAAGACCACCTTGTTAGGCCTTTGTGCCGGACTCGATCGTCCCACTTCCGGAGAAATCCTGCTCGGCGAGCATGCGCTTCACCAGATGGACGAAGACCGGCTGGCCGTCATCCGCAACCGTCACATTGGCTTTATTTTCCAGTCGTTTCAACTTATTCCCACACTTACGGCCCTCGAAAATGTGATGGTGCCGGTAGAACTGCGTGGCGCCTCGTATGCGCAGGTGGCCCGGGAGGCCGAACGGTTGCTGGATGAGGTAGGCCTGGCCGGACGCATGCATCATTACCCGTCGCAGCTGTCGGGCGGGGAGCAGCAACGGGTTGGAATCGCACGGGCATTTATCCACAAACCCGATATTCTGTTTGCTGATGAACCTACCGGTAACCTGGATTCGGAGACCGGTGCGCAGATAGAAGAGATTCTTTTCGATCTGAACCGAAAGGAGGGAACCACCCTTGTGATTGTCACCCACGATCCGGAGCTGGCCGGGAAGTGTGGCCGCATCATCCGCCTGAAGGGAGGCAAAGTGGCATCGGATACCCATACCGAAGGTCACTCCGAGGAAGCGCCCTCTGTGCTTCAGAATTCTGATGCGATAGTCCGTCAGCAGGAGGAGTTGCGATGA
- a CDS encoding ABC transporter permease: MNLLPDLFSMKTAWRDARAQYRSLLLYCGGIVAGVAALVAILSFRSDVMLTVNDQAKELLGADMEISRTEPFGDRLQEMVDSVGGSQAHALSFSSMVLYRPGESRGAESTRLSQIRAIEGQFPFYGEMKTEPPDAAARYQAERSALVDRPAMNQFGLQVGDSIRVGNEWMPISGVLLEFPGESAVFSLIGPRVVVPRSVVAGTELLDRGSRVQYTTWFAFDDGREDLQSEAELEHLASAFREREPESMLTVTTVASRKNDFAMVIDNLVRFLGMVGFIALMLGALGVASAIYVYIKRKSATVATLRCLGASSRQTLQIFGIQVAGIGLAGSLIGVGLGMVAQRFLPMLFTDFLPFELMQQVSLSAVALGFVTGVAVSFVLSLLPLLSINNIPPLLTIRATDFSPLAHVGKRTKAAVSAGIIVTLTTILGLLLESFVAAAVFVIGLVVAMALLLGTSTLFVHLARMLRLRSFSYIWRQGIANMFRPNNQTSVLVTTLGMGMLLIGSMYLSQEMILQRIELQTGGDGQPNLVFYDIQQDQIEDIVSIAEQNGVDVIENVPIVSMRLTHLNGRPVREIREDTTRQQSSWALTREYRVTYRESLNEAETLLEGEWIGRSAGIGSGEIVPVSMDYRLADDLSSGLGDTLRFDVQGVPVDTYIASIRDVDFQRPQPNFFLLFPAGVLEPAPQFHAMTLRAPDEAATHRMQQEVVRSHPNVSAIDIGLVLESVQTFLGKIAMAVQFMALFTILTGLIVLASAIAISRFQRIRESVLLRTLGASRYQIRGIQFVEYFWLGALACLAGLLLAFAAGWLLAWFYFDLAFVPDLLALVVASAVVIALTLFVGFLNMRGMLGNSPLETLRSNLEQ; this comes from the coding sequence ATGAATCTGCTGCCCGATCTGTTCAGCATGAAGACCGCCTGGCGTGACGCCCGGGCACAGTATCGAAGCCTGCTGCTCTATTGTGGCGGAATCGTGGCCGGGGTTGCGGCGCTGGTGGCCATATTGTCGTTTCGAAGCGACGTGATGCTGACGGTGAACGATCAGGCCAAGGAGCTGCTGGGAGCGGATATGGAAATCAGCCGCACCGAACCCTTCGGTGATCGGCTTCAGGAGATGGTGGACTCGGTGGGAGGAAGCCAGGCTCATGCGCTTTCGTTTTCCTCTATGGTGCTTTATCGACCCGGGGAATCTCGTGGCGCGGAATCCACTCGCTTATCACAGATACGGGCCATTGAGGGTCAGTTTCCATTTTACGGTGAGATGAAAACCGAGCCTCCCGATGCCGCGGCCCGGTATCAGGCGGAGCGCTCGGCACTGGTGGATCGCCCGGCGATGAATCAGTTCGGCCTTCAGGTGGGGGATTCCATTCGTGTAGGTAACGAATGGATGCCTATATCCGGCGTATTGCTGGAGTTTCCGGGCGAATCGGCCGTCTTTTCTCTGATCGGTCCGAGAGTGGTGGTGCCCCGAAGCGTGGTTGCCGGTACCGAACTTCTGGACCGGGGCAGCCGGGTTCAGTACACCACCTGGTTTGCTTTTGATGACGGGCGTGAGGATTTGCAATCGGAAGCGGAACTGGAGCACCTGGCTTCGGCATTTCGCGAACGGGAACCTGAAAGCATGCTTACTGTCACAACCGTCGCATCCCGGAAAAATGATTTTGCAATGGTGATCGACAACCTGGTCCGTTTTCTGGGGATGGTGGGTTTTATCGCCCTGATGCTGGGAGCCCTGGGGGTGGCGAGCGCTATTTACGTGTACATCAAGCGGAAAAGCGCGACGGTTGCCACGTTGCGGTGCCTCGGCGCCTCATCACGACAAACCCTCCAGATATTCGGGATACAAGTGGCGGGTATCGGATTGGCAGGCAGCCTGATCGGTGTGGGGCTCGGCATGGTGGCACAGCGTTTTCTGCCGATGCTGTTCACAGATTTCCTTCCGTTTGAATTGATGCAGCAGGTGTCGCTGTCCGCTGTGGCACTCGGGTTTGTTACGGGGGTGGCGGTCAGTTTCGTCCTGTCGCTGCTGCCGCTGTTGAGCATCAACAACATCCCGCCGCTGTTAACCATCCGCGCAACCGATTTCTCGCCGCTGGCCCATGTTGGGAAACGGACCAAAGCAGCGGTTTCGGCCGGTATAATTGTGACTCTTACCACCATTCTGGGACTTTTACTGGAAAGTTTTGTCGCCGCTGCGGTTTTTGTGATCGGACTAGTTGTAGCCATGGCACTGCTCCTCGGTACTTCGACCCTGTTTGTGCACCTGGCCAGAATGCTACGCCTGCGCTCTTTTTCCTATATCTGGCGCCAGGGAATCGCCAATATGTTCCGGCCCAACAATCAAACGTCCGTTCTGGTTACAACACTAGGCATGGGAATGCTGCTCATCGGCTCGATGTACCTTTCTCAGGAGATGATCCTTCAGCGCATCGAGCTGCAAACCGGCGGCGATGGTCAGCCCAACCTGGTCTTTTATGACATCCAGCAGGATCAGATTGAGGATATCGTTTCGATCGCGGAACAAAACGGGGTGGATGTCATCGAAAACGTACCGATCGTTTCCATGCGGCTGACACACCTGAACGGCCGGCCGGTGAGAGAGATCCGGGAGGATACCACACGGCAACAGAGCAGCTGGGCCCTGACTCGCGAATACCGCGTCACCTACCGGGAATCCCTGAATGAAGCGGAAACCTTGCTGGAAGGTGAGTGGATCGGTCGATCCGCGGGCATCGGGTCTGGTGAAATCGTGCCGGTCTCGATGGATTACCGCCTGGCGGATGATCTGAGCAGCGGCCTGGGCGACACCCTCCGGTTCGATGTTCAGGGCGTTCCGGTGGATACGTACATCGCTTCCATCCGGGATGTCGATTTCCAGCGGCCCCAGCCCAATTTTTTCCTGCTGTTTCCCGCCGGTGTGCTGGAACCGGCACCACAGTTCCATGCCATGACGCTCCGTGCACCGGACGAGGCCGCCACCCATCGAATGCAGCAGGAGGTGGTCAGGTCCCATCCAAATGTTTCGGCGATCGACATCGGACTGGTGCTTGAGAGTGTGCAGACGTTCCTCGGTAAAATCGCGATGGCCGTGCAGTTCATGGCGCTGTTCACCATTCTCACCGGACTCATTGTCCTGGCCAGCGCCATTGCCATCAGCCGGTTCCAGCGGATACGCGAATCGGTGCTCCTGCGCACGCTCGGCGCCTCGCGGTACCAGATCCGGGGGATACAGTTTGTTGAGTATTTCTGGCTGGGCGCGCTGGCCTGCCTGGCCGGACTCCTTCTCGCGTTTGCGGCCGGATGGCTGCTGGCCTGGTTTTATTTCGATCTGGCTTTTGTCCCTGATCTGCTTGCTCTGGTCGTTGCCTCTGCAGTTGTCATTGCCCTGACCCTTTTTGTGGGTTTCCTGAATATGCGGGGAATGCTGGGAAACAGTCCGCTTGAGACGTTGCGCTCAAACCTGGAGCAGTAA